From a single Callithrix jacchus isolate 240 chromosome 5, calJac240_pri, whole genome shotgun sequence genomic region:
- the ADAM11 gene encoding disintegrin and metalloproteinase domain-containing protein 11 isoform X2 — translation MRLLQRWAFAALLLPLLPTPGLGTRGPAGALRWGSLSQLGGPEAPEVTEPSRLVRKSSGGEVRKQQLDTRVRQEPPGGPPVHLAQVSFVIPAFNSNFTLDLELNHHLLSSQYVERHFSREGTTQHSTGAGDHCYYQGKLRGNTHSFAALSTCQGLHGVFSDGNVTYIVEPQEVAGPWGAPQGPLPHLIYRTPLLPDPLRCREPGCLFTVPAQSAPPNHPRLRRKRQVRRGHPTVHSETKYVELIVINDHQLFEQMRQSVVLTSNFAKSVVNLADVIYKEQLNTRIVLVAMETWADGDKIQVQDDLLETLARLMVYRREGLPEPSDATHLFSGRTFQSTSSGAAYVGGICSLSRGGGVNEYGNMGAMAVTLAQTLGQNLGMMWNKHRSSAGDCKCPDIWLGCIMEDTGFYLPRKFSRCSIDEYNQFLQEGGGSCLFNKPLKLLDPPECGNGFVEAGEECDCGSVQECSRAGGNCCKKCTLTHDAMCSDGLCCRRCKYEPRGVSCREAVNECDIAETCTGDSSQCPPNLHKLDGYYCDHEQGRCYGGRCKTRDRQCQALWGQVAADRFCYEKLNVEGTERGSCGRKGSGWVQCSKQDVLCGFLLCVNISGAPRLGDLVGDISSVTFYHQGKELDCRGGHVQLADGSDLSYVEDGTACGPNMLCLDHRCLPASAFNFSTCPGSGERRICSHHGVCSNEGKCICQPDWTGKDCSIHNPLPTSPPTGETERYKGPSGTNIIIGSIAGAVLVAAIVLGGTGWGFKNIRRGRSGGA, via the exons ATGAGGCTGCTGCAGCGCTGGGCGTTCGCGGctctgctgctgccgctgctccCCACACCCG GTCTTGGAACCCGGGGTCCTGCTGGAGCTCTGCGATGGGGGAGCTTATCCCAGCTGGGAGGCCCAGAAGCCCCTGAGGTCACGGAACCCAGCCGTCTGGTAAGGAAGAGCTCCGGGGGAGAGGTCCGAAAGCAGCAGCTGGACACCAGGGTCCGCCAGGAGCCACCAGGGGGCCCG CCTGTCCATCTGGCCCAGGTGAGTTTCGTCATCCCAGCCTTCAACTCAAACTTCACCCTGGACCTGGAGCTGAACCA CCACCTCCTCTCCTCACAATATGTGGAGCGTCACTTCAGCCGGGAGGGGACAACCCAGCACAGCACC GGGGCTGGAGACCACTGCTACTACCAGGGGAAGCTCCGGGGGAACACGCACTCCTTCGCCGCCCTCTCTACCtgccaggggctgca TGGGGTCTTCTCTGATGGGAACGTGACTTACATCGTGGAGCCCCAAGAGGTGGCTGGACCTTGGGGAGCCCCCCAG GGACCCCTTCCCCACCTCATCTACCGGACCCCTCTCCTTCCAGATCCCCTCAGATGCAGGGAACCAG GCTGCCTGTTCACTGTGCCTGCCCAGTCGGCTCCTCCAAATCATCCAAGGCTGAGAAGGAAAAGGCAG GTCCGCCGGGGCCACCCTACAGTGCACAGTGAGACCAAGTACGTGGAGCTAATTGTGATCAATGACCACCAGCTG tTCGAGCAGATGCGACAGTCGGTGGTCCTCACCAGCAACTTTGCCAAGTCCGTGGTGAACCTGGCCGATGTG ATATACAAGGAGCAGCTCAACACTCGCATCGTCCTGGTTGCCATGGAAACATGGGCAGATGGGGACAAGATCCAGGTGCAGGATGACCTCCTGGAGACCCTGGCCCGGCTCATGGTCTACCGACGGGAAGGTCTTCCTGAGCCCAGCGATGCCACCCACCTCTTCTC GGGCAGGACCTTCCAGAGCACCAGCAGTGGGGCAGCCTACGTGGGGGGCATCTGCTCCCTGTCCCGGGGTGGGGGTGTGAATGAG TACGGCAACATGGGGGCGATGGCCGTGACCCTGGCTCAGACGCTGGGGCAGAACCTGGGCATGATGTGGAACAAACACCGGAGCTCAGCAG GGGACTGCAAGTGTCCCGACATCTGGCTGGGCTGCATCATGGAGGACACTGG GTTCTATCTGCCCCGCAAGTTCTCGCGCTGCAGCATCGACGAGTATAACCAGTTTCTGCAGGAGGGTGGTGGGAGCTGCCTCTTCAATAAGCCCCTCAAG CTCCTGGACCCCCCAGAGTGCGGGAACGGCTTCGTGGAGGCAGGGGAGGAGTGCGACTGCGGCTCCGTGCAG GAGTGCAGCCGCGCGGGTGGCAACTGCTGCAAGAAATGTACCCTGACTCATGATGCCATGTGCAGCGACGGGCTCTGCTGTCGCCGCTGCAAG TACGAGCCACGgggtgtgtcctgcagagaggcCGTGAACGAGTGCGACATCGCGGAGACCTGCACTGGGGACTCGAGCCAG TGCCCCCCTAACCTGCACAAGCTGGACGGTTACTACTGTGATCATGAGCAG GGCCGCTGCTACGGAGGTCGCTGTAAAACCCGGGACCGGCAATGCCAGGCCCTTTGGGGCCAAG TGGCTGCTGATCGCTTCTGCTACGAGAAGTTGAATGTGGAGGGGACGGAGCGTGGGAGCTGTGGGCGAAAGggatcaggctgggtgcagtgcagTAAGCA GGACGTGCTGTGTGGCTTCCTCCTCTGTGTCAACATCTCTGGAGCTCCTCGGCTAGGGGACCTGGTAGGAGACATCAGTAGTGTCACTTTCTACCACCAGGGCAAGGAGCTGGACTGCAG GGGAGGCCACGTGCAGCTGGCAGATGGCTCCGACCTGAGCTACGTGGAGGATGGCACAGCCTGCGGACCCAACATGCTATGCCTGGACCATCGCTGcctgccagcctctgccttcaACTTCAGCACCTGCCCCGGCAGTGGGGAGCGCCGGATTTGCTCCCACCATGGG GTCTGCAGCAATGAAGGGAAGTGCATCTGTCAGCCAGACTGGACAGGCAAAGACTGCAGTATCCACAACCCCCTGCCCACATCCCCACCCACGGGGGAGACAGAGAGATACAAAG gTCCCAGCGGCACCAACATCATAATTGGCTCCATCGCCGGGGCTGTCCTGGTTGCAGCCATCGTCCTGGGCGGCACGGGCTGGGGATTTAA AAACATCCGCCGAGGAAG GTCCGGAGGGGCCTAG
- the ADAM11 gene encoding disintegrin and metalloproteinase domain-containing protein 11 isoform X4, with translation MRLLQRWAFAALLLPLLPTPGLGTRGPAGALRWGSLSQLGGPEAPEVTEPSRLVRKSSGGEVRKQQLDTRVRQEPPGGPPVHLAQVSFVIPAFNSNFTLDLELNHHLLSSQYVERHFSREGTTQHSTGAGDHCYYQGKLRGNTHSFAALSTCQGLHGVFSDGNVTYIVEPQEVAGPWGAPQGPLPHLIYRTPLLPDPLRCREPGCLFTVPAQSAPPNHPRLRRKRQVRRGHPTVHSETKYVELIVINDHQLFEQMRQSVVLTSNFAKSVVNLADVIYKEQLNTRIVLVAMETWADGDKIQVQDDLLETLARLMVYRREGLPEPSDATHLFSGRTFQSTSSGAAYVGGICSLSRGGGVNEYGNMGAMAVTLAQTLGQNLGMMWNKHRSSAGDCKCPDIWLGCIMEDTGFYLPRKFSRCSIDEYNQFLQEGGGSCLFNKPLKLLDPPECGNGFVEAGEECDCGSVQECSRAGGNCCKKCTLTHDAMCSDGLCCRRCKYEPRGVSCREAVNECDIAETCTGDSSQCPPNLHKLDGYYCDHEQGRCYGGRCKTRDRQCQALWGQVAADRFCYEKLNVEGTERGSCGRKGSGWVQCSKQGGHVQLADGSDLSYVEDGTACGPNMLCLDHRCLPASAFNFSTCPGSGERRICSHHGVCSNEGKCICQPDWTGKDCSIHNPLPTSPPTGETERYKGPSGTNIIIGSIAGAVLVAAIVLGGTGWGFKNIRRGRSGGA, from the exons ATGAGGCTGCTGCAGCGCTGGGCGTTCGCGGctctgctgctgccgctgctccCCACACCCG GTCTTGGAACCCGGGGTCCTGCTGGAGCTCTGCGATGGGGGAGCTTATCCCAGCTGGGAGGCCCAGAAGCCCCTGAGGTCACGGAACCCAGCCGTCTGGTAAGGAAGAGCTCCGGGGGAGAGGTCCGAAAGCAGCAGCTGGACACCAGGGTCCGCCAGGAGCCACCAGGGGGCCCG CCTGTCCATCTGGCCCAGGTGAGTTTCGTCATCCCAGCCTTCAACTCAAACTTCACCCTGGACCTGGAGCTGAACCA CCACCTCCTCTCCTCACAATATGTGGAGCGTCACTTCAGCCGGGAGGGGACAACCCAGCACAGCACC GGGGCTGGAGACCACTGCTACTACCAGGGGAAGCTCCGGGGGAACACGCACTCCTTCGCCGCCCTCTCTACCtgccaggggctgca TGGGGTCTTCTCTGATGGGAACGTGACTTACATCGTGGAGCCCCAAGAGGTGGCTGGACCTTGGGGAGCCCCCCAG GGACCCCTTCCCCACCTCATCTACCGGACCCCTCTCCTTCCAGATCCCCTCAGATGCAGGGAACCAG GCTGCCTGTTCACTGTGCCTGCCCAGTCGGCTCCTCCAAATCATCCAAGGCTGAGAAGGAAAAGGCAG GTCCGCCGGGGCCACCCTACAGTGCACAGTGAGACCAAGTACGTGGAGCTAATTGTGATCAATGACCACCAGCTG tTCGAGCAGATGCGACAGTCGGTGGTCCTCACCAGCAACTTTGCCAAGTCCGTGGTGAACCTGGCCGATGTG ATATACAAGGAGCAGCTCAACACTCGCATCGTCCTGGTTGCCATGGAAACATGGGCAGATGGGGACAAGATCCAGGTGCAGGATGACCTCCTGGAGACCCTGGCCCGGCTCATGGTCTACCGACGGGAAGGTCTTCCTGAGCCCAGCGATGCCACCCACCTCTTCTC GGGCAGGACCTTCCAGAGCACCAGCAGTGGGGCAGCCTACGTGGGGGGCATCTGCTCCCTGTCCCGGGGTGGGGGTGTGAATGAG TACGGCAACATGGGGGCGATGGCCGTGACCCTGGCTCAGACGCTGGGGCAGAACCTGGGCATGATGTGGAACAAACACCGGAGCTCAGCAG GGGACTGCAAGTGTCCCGACATCTGGCTGGGCTGCATCATGGAGGACACTGG GTTCTATCTGCCCCGCAAGTTCTCGCGCTGCAGCATCGACGAGTATAACCAGTTTCTGCAGGAGGGTGGTGGGAGCTGCCTCTTCAATAAGCCCCTCAAG CTCCTGGACCCCCCAGAGTGCGGGAACGGCTTCGTGGAGGCAGGGGAGGAGTGCGACTGCGGCTCCGTGCAG GAGTGCAGCCGCGCGGGTGGCAACTGCTGCAAGAAATGTACCCTGACTCATGATGCCATGTGCAGCGACGGGCTCTGCTGTCGCCGCTGCAAG TACGAGCCACGgggtgtgtcctgcagagaggcCGTGAACGAGTGCGACATCGCGGAGACCTGCACTGGGGACTCGAGCCAG TGCCCCCCTAACCTGCACAAGCTGGACGGTTACTACTGTGATCATGAGCAG GGCCGCTGCTACGGAGGTCGCTGTAAAACCCGGGACCGGCAATGCCAGGCCCTTTGGGGCCAAG TGGCTGCTGATCGCTTCTGCTACGAGAAGTTGAATGTGGAGGGGACGGAGCGTGGGAGCTGTGGGCGAAAGggatcaggctgggtgcagtgcagTAAGCA GGGAGGCCACGTGCAGCTGGCAGATGGCTCCGACCTGAGCTACGTGGAGGATGGCACAGCCTGCGGACCCAACATGCTATGCCTGGACCATCGCTGcctgccagcctctgccttcaACTTCAGCACCTGCCCCGGCAGTGGGGAGCGCCGGATTTGCTCCCACCATGGG GTCTGCAGCAATGAAGGGAAGTGCATCTGTCAGCCAGACTGGACAGGCAAAGACTGCAGTATCCACAACCCCCTGCCCACATCCCCACCCACGGGGGAGACAGAGAGATACAAAG gTCCCAGCGGCACCAACATCATAATTGGCTCCATCGCCGGGGCTGTCCTGGTTGCAGCCATCGTCCTGGGCGGCACGGGCTGGGGATTTAA AAACATCCGCCGAGGAAG GTCCGGAGGGGCCTAG
- the ADAM11 gene encoding disintegrin and metalloproteinase domain-containing protein 11 isoform X5: protein MQGTRLPVHCACPVGSSKSSKAEKEKVRRGHPTVHSETKYVELIVINDHQLFEQMRQSVVLTSNFAKSVVNLADVIYKEQLNTRIVLVAMETWADGDKIQVQDDLLETLARLMVYRREGLPEPSDATHLFSGRTFQSTSSGAAYVGGICSLSRGGGVNEYGNMGAMAVTLAQTLGQNLGMMWNKHRSSAGDCKCPDIWLGCIMEDTGFYLPRKFSRCSIDEYNQFLQEGGGSCLFNKPLKLLDPPECGNGFVEAGEECDCGSVQECSRAGGNCCKKCTLTHDAMCSDGLCCRRCKYEPRGVSCREAVNECDIAETCTGDSSQCPPNLHKLDGYYCDHEQGRCYGGRCKTRDRQCQALWGQVAADRFCYEKLNVEGTERGSCGRKGSGWVQCSKQDVLCGFLLCVNISGAPRLGDLVGDISSVTFYHQGKELDCRGGHVQLADGSDLSYVEDGTACGPNMLCLDHRCLPASAFNFSTCPGSGERRICSHHGVCSNEGKCICQPDWTGKDCSIHNPLPTSPPTGETERYKGPSGTNIIIGSIAGAVLVAAIVLGGTGWGFKNIRRGRYDPTQQGAV from the exons ATGCAGGGAACCAG GCTGCCTGTTCACTGTGCCTGCCCAGTCGGCTCCTCCAAATCATCCAAGGCTGAGAAGGAAAAG GTCCGCCGGGGCCACCCTACAGTGCACAGTGAGACCAAGTACGTGGAGCTAATTGTGATCAATGACCACCAGCTG tTCGAGCAGATGCGACAGTCGGTGGTCCTCACCAGCAACTTTGCCAAGTCCGTGGTGAACCTGGCCGATGTG ATATACAAGGAGCAGCTCAACACTCGCATCGTCCTGGTTGCCATGGAAACATGGGCAGATGGGGACAAGATCCAGGTGCAGGATGACCTCCTGGAGACCCTGGCCCGGCTCATGGTCTACCGACGGGAAGGTCTTCCTGAGCCCAGCGATGCCACCCACCTCTTCTC GGGCAGGACCTTCCAGAGCACCAGCAGTGGGGCAGCCTACGTGGGGGGCATCTGCTCCCTGTCCCGGGGTGGGGGTGTGAATGAG TACGGCAACATGGGGGCGATGGCCGTGACCCTGGCTCAGACGCTGGGGCAGAACCTGGGCATGATGTGGAACAAACACCGGAGCTCAGCAG GGGACTGCAAGTGTCCCGACATCTGGCTGGGCTGCATCATGGAGGACACTGG GTTCTATCTGCCCCGCAAGTTCTCGCGCTGCAGCATCGACGAGTATAACCAGTTTCTGCAGGAGGGTGGTGGGAGCTGCCTCTTCAATAAGCCCCTCAAG CTCCTGGACCCCCCAGAGTGCGGGAACGGCTTCGTGGAGGCAGGGGAGGAGTGCGACTGCGGCTCCGTGCAG GAGTGCAGCCGCGCGGGTGGCAACTGCTGCAAGAAATGTACCCTGACTCATGATGCCATGTGCAGCGACGGGCTCTGCTGTCGCCGCTGCAAG TACGAGCCACGgggtgtgtcctgcagagaggcCGTGAACGAGTGCGACATCGCGGAGACCTGCACTGGGGACTCGAGCCAG TGCCCCCCTAACCTGCACAAGCTGGACGGTTACTACTGTGATCATGAGCAG GGCCGCTGCTACGGAGGTCGCTGTAAAACCCGGGACCGGCAATGCCAGGCCCTTTGGGGCCAAG TGGCTGCTGATCGCTTCTGCTACGAGAAGTTGAATGTGGAGGGGACGGAGCGTGGGAGCTGTGGGCGAAAGggatcaggctgggtgcagtgcagTAAGCA GGACGTGCTGTGTGGCTTCCTCCTCTGTGTCAACATCTCTGGAGCTCCTCGGCTAGGGGACCTGGTAGGAGACATCAGTAGTGTCACTTTCTACCACCAGGGCAAGGAGCTGGACTGCAG GGGAGGCCACGTGCAGCTGGCAGATGGCTCCGACCTGAGCTACGTGGAGGATGGCACAGCCTGCGGACCCAACATGCTATGCCTGGACCATCGCTGcctgccagcctctgccttcaACTTCAGCACCTGCCCCGGCAGTGGGGAGCGCCGGATTTGCTCCCACCATGGG GTCTGCAGCAATGAAGGGAAGTGCATCTGTCAGCCAGACTGGACAGGCAAAGACTGCAGTATCCACAACCCCCTGCCCACATCCCCACCCACGGGGGAGACAGAGAGATACAAAG gTCCCAGCGGCACCAACATCATAATTGGCTCCATCGCCGGGGCTGTCCTGGTTGCAGCCATCGTCCTGGGCGGCACGGGCTGGGGATTTAA AAACATCCGCCGAGGAAGGTATGACCCGACCCAGCAGGGGGCAGTGTGA
- the ADAM11 gene encoding disintegrin and metalloproteinase domain-containing protein 11 isoform X3 codes for MRLLQRWAFAALLLPLLPTPGLGTRGPAGALRWGSLSQLGGPEAPEVTEPSRLVRKSSGGEVRKQQLDTRVRQEPPGGPPVHLAQVSFVIPAFNSNFTLDLELNHHLLSSQYVERHFSREGTTQHSTGAGDHCYYQGKLRGNTHSFAALSTCQGLHGVFSDGNVTYIVEPQEVAGPWGAPQGPLPHLIYRTPLLPDPLRCREPGCLFTVPAQSAPPNHPRLRRKRQVRRGHPTVHSETKYVELIVINDHQLFEQMRQSVVLTSNFAKSVVNLADVIYKEQLNTRIVLVAMETWADGDKIQVQDDLLETLARLMVYRREGLPEPSDATHLFSGRTFQSTSSGAAYVGGICSLSRGGGVNEYGNMGAMAVTLAQTLGQNLGMMWNKHRSSAGDCKCPDIWLGCIMEDTGFYLPRKFSRCSIDEYNQFLQEGGGSCLFNKPLKLLDPPECGNGFVEAGEECDCGSVQECSRAGGNCCKKCTLTHDAMCSDGLCCRRCKYEPRGVSCREAVNECDIAETCTGDSSQCPPNLHKLDGYYCDHEQGRCYGGRCKTRDRQCQALWGQVAADRFCYEKLNVEGTERGSCGRKGSGWVQCSKQGGHVQLADGSDLSYVEDGTACGPNMLCLDHRCLPASAFNFSTCPGSGERRICSHHGVCSNEGKCICQPDWTGKDCSIHNPLPTSPPTGETERYKGPSGTNIIIGSIAGAVLVAAIVLGGTGWGFKNIRRGRYDPTQQGAV; via the exons ATGAGGCTGCTGCAGCGCTGGGCGTTCGCGGctctgctgctgccgctgctccCCACACCCG GTCTTGGAACCCGGGGTCCTGCTGGAGCTCTGCGATGGGGGAGCTTATCCCAGCTGGGAGGCCCAGAAGCCCCTGAGGTCACGGAACCCAGCCGTCTGGTAAGGAAGAGCTCCGGGGGAGAGGTCCGAAAGCAGCAGCTGGACACCAGGGTCCGCCAGGAGCCACCAGGGGGCCCG CCTGTCCATCTGGCCCAGGTGAGTTTCGTCATCCCAGCCTTCAACTCAAACTTCACCCTGGACCTGGAGCTGAACCA CCACCTCCTCTCCTCACAATATGTGGAGCGTCACTTCAGCCGGGAGGGGACAACCCAGCACAGCACC GGGGCTGGAGACCACTGCTACTACCAGGGGAAGCTCCGGGGGAACACGCACTCCTTCGCCGCCCTCTCTACCtgccaggggctgca TGGGGTCTTCTCTGATGGGAACGTGACTTACATCGTGGAGCCCCAAGAGGTGGCTGGACCTTGGGGAGCCCCCCAG GGACCCCTTCCCCACCTCATCTACCGGACCCCTCTCCTTCCAGATCCCCTCAGATGCAGGGAACCAG GCTGCCTGTTCACTGTGCCTGCCCAGTCGGCTCCTCCAAATCATCCAAGGCTGAGAAGGAAAAGGCAG GTCCGCCGGGGCCACCCTACAGTGCACAGTGAGACCAAGTACGTGGAGCTAATTGTGATCAATGACCACCAGCTG tTCGAGCAGATGCGACAGTCGGTGGTCCTCACCAGCAACTTTGCCAAGTCCGTGGTGAACCTGGCCGATGTG ATATACAAGGAGCAGCTCAACACTCGCATCGTCCTGGTTGCCATGGAAACATGGGCAGATGGGGACAAGATCCAGGTGCAGGATGACCTCCTGGAGACCCTGGCCCGGCTCATGGTCTACCGACGGGAAGGTCTTCCTGAGCCCAGCGATGCCACCCACCTCTTCTC GGGCAGGACCTTCCAGAGCACCAGCAGTGGGGCAGCCTACGTGGGGGGCATCTGCTCCCTGTCCCGGGGTGGGGGTGTGAATGAG TACGGCAACATGGGGGCGATGGCCGTGACCCTGGCTCAGACGCTGGGGCAGAACCTGGGCATGATGTGGAACAAACACCGGAGCTCAGCAG GGGACTGCAAGTGTCCCGACATCTGGCTGGGCTGCATCATGGAGGACACTGG GTTCTATCTGCCCCGCAAGTTCTCGCGCTGCAGCATCGACGAGTATAACCAGTTTCTGCAGGAGGGTGGTGGGAGCTGCCTCTTCAATAAGCCCCTCAAG CTCCTGGACCCCCCAGAGTGCGGGAACGGCTTCGTGGAGGCAGGGGAGGAGTGCGACTGCGGCTCCGTGCAG GAGTGCAGCCGCGCGGGTGGCAACTGCTGCAAGAAATGTACCCTGACTCATGATGCCATGTGCAGCGACGGGCTCTGCTGTCGCCGCTGCAAG TACGAGCCACGgggtgtgtcctgcagagaggcCGTGAACGAGTGCGACATCGCGGAGACCTGCACTGGGGACTCGAGCCAG TGCCCCCCTAACCTGCACAAGCTGGACGGTTACTACTGTGATCATGAGCAG GGCCGCTGCTACGGAGGTCGCTGTAAAACCCGGGACCGGCAATGCCAGGCCCTTTGGGGCCAAG TGGCTGCTGATCGCTTCTGCTACGAGAAGTTGAATGTGGAGGGGACGGAGCGTGGGAGCTGTGGGCGAAAGggatcaggctgggtgcagtgcagTAAGCA GGGAGGCCACGTGCAGCTGGCAGATGGCTCCGACCTGAGCTACGTGGAGGATGGCACAGCCTGCGGACCCAACATGCTATGCCTGGACCATCGCTGcctgccagcctctgccttcaACTTCAGCACCTGCCCCGGCAGTGGGGAGCGCCGGATTTGCTCCCACCATGGG GTCTGCAGCAATGAAGGGAAGTGCATCTGTCAGCCAGACTGGACAGGCAAAGACTGCAGTATCCACAACCCCCTGCCCACATCCCCACCCACGGGGGAGACAGAGAGATACAAAG gTCCCAGCGGCACCAACATCATAATTGGCTCCATCGCCGGGGCTGTCCTGGTTGCAGCCATCGTCCTGGGCGGCACGGGCTGGGGATTTAA AAACATCCGCCGAGGAAGGTATGACCCGACCCAGCAGGGGGCAGTGTGA
- the ADAM11 gene encoding disintegrin and metalloproteinase domain-containing protein 11 isoform X1, with protein MRLLQRWAFAALLLPLLPTPGLGTRGPAGALRWGSLSQLGGPEAPEVTEPSRLVRKSSGGEVRKQQLDTRVRQEPPGGPPVHLAQVSFVIPAFNSNFTLDLELNHHLLSSQYVERHFSREGTTQHSTGAGDHCYYQGKLRGNTHSFAALSTCQGLHGVFSDGNVTYIVEPQEVAGPWGAPQGPLPHLIYRTPLLPDPLRCREPGCLFTVPAQSAPPNHPRLRRKRQVRRGHPTVHSETKYVELIVINDHQLFEQMRQSVVLTSNFAKSVVNLADVIYKEQLNTRIVLVAMETWADGDKIQVQDDLLETLARLMVYRREGLPEPSDATHLFSGRTFQSTSSGAAYVGGICSLSRGGGVNEYGNMGAMAVTLAQTLGQNLGMMWNKHRSSAGDCKCPDIWLGCIMEDTGFYLPRKFSRCSIDEYNQFLQEGGGSCLFNKPLKLLDPPECGNGFVEAGEECDCGSVQECSRAGGNCCKKCTLTHDAMCSDGLCCRRCKYEPRGVSCREAVNECDIAETCTGDSSQCPPNLHKLDGYYCDHEQGRCYGGRCKTRDRQCQALWGQVAADRFCYEKLNVEGTERGSCGRKGSGWVQCSKQDVLCGFLLCVNISGAPRLGDLVGDISSVTFYHQGKELDCRGGHVQLADGSDLSYVEDGTACGPNMLCLDHRCLPASAFNFSTCPGSGERRICSHHGVCSNEGKCICQPDWTGKDCSIHNPLPTSPPTGETERYKGPSGTNIIIGSIAGAVLVAAIVLGGTGWGFKNIRRGRYDPTQQGAV; from the exons ATGAGGCTGCTGCAGCGCTGGGCGTTCGCGGctctgctgctgccgctgctccCCACACCCG GTCTTGGAACCCGGGGTCCTGCTGGAGCTCTGCGATGGGGGAGCTTATCCCAGCTGGGAGGCCCAGAAGCCCCTGAGGTCACGGAACCCAGCCGTCTGGTAAGGAAGAGCTCCGGGGGAGAGGTCCGAAAGCAGCAGCTGGACACCAGGGTCCGCCAGGAGCCACCAGGGGGCCCG CCTGTCCATCTGGCCCAGGTGAGTTTCGTCATCCCAGCCTTCAACTCAAACTTCACCCTGGACCTGGAGCTGAACCA CCACCTCCTCTCCTCACAATATGTGGAGCGTCACTTCAGCCGGGAGGGGACAACCCAGCACAGCACC GGGGCTGGAGACCACTGCTACTACCAGGGGAAGCTCCGGGGGAACACGCACTCCTTCGCCGCCCTCTCTACCtgccaggggctgca TGGGGTCTTCTCTGATGGGAACGTGACTTACATCGTGGAGCCCCAAGAGGTGGCTGGACCTTGGGGAGCCCCCCAG GGACCCCTTCCCCACCTCATCTACCGGACCCCTCTCCTTCCAGATCCCCTCAGATGCAGGGAACCAG GCTGCCTGTTCACTGTGCCTGCCCAGTCGGCTCCTCCAAATCATCCAAGGCTGAGAAGGAAAAGGCAG GTCCGCCGGGGCCACCCTACAGTGCACAGTGAGACCAAGTACGTGGAGCTAATTGTGATCAATGACCACCAGCTG tTCGAGCAGATGCGACAGTCGGTGGTCCTCACCAGCAACTTTGCCAAGTCCGTGGTGAACCTGGCCGATGTG ATATACAAGGAGCAGCTCAACACTCGCATCGTCCTGGTTGCCATGGAAACATGGGCAGATGGGGACAAGATCCAGGTGCAGGATGACCTCCTGGAGACCCTGGCCCGGCTCATGGTCTACCGACGGGAAGGTCTTCCTGAGCCCAGCGATGCCACCCACCTCTTCTC GGGCAGGACCTTCCAGAGCACCAGCAGTGGGGCAGCCTACGTGGGGGGCATCTGCTCCCTGTCCCGGGGTGGGGGTGTGAATGAG TACGGCAACATGGGGGCGATGGCCGTGACCCTGGCTCAGACGCTGGGGCAGAACCTGGGCATGATGTGGAACAAACACCGGAGCTCAGCAG GGGACTGCAAGTGTCCCGACATCTGGCTGGGCTGCATCATGGAGGACACTGG GTTCTATCTGCCCCGCAAGTTCTCGCGCTGCAGCATCGACGAGTATAACCAGTTTCTGCAGGAGGGTGGTGGGAGCTGCCTCTTCAATAAGCCCCTCAAG CTCCTGGACCCCCCAGAGTGCGGGAACGGCTTCGTGGAGGCAGGGGAGGAGTGCGACTGCGGCTCCGTGCAG GAGTGCAGCCGCGCGGGTGGCAACTGCTGCAAGAAATGTACCCTGACTCATGATGCCATGTGCAGCGACGGGCTCTGCTGTCGCCGCTGCAAG TACGAGCCACGgggtgtgtcctgcagagaggcCGTGAACGAGTGCGACATCGCGGAGACCTGCACTGGGGACTCGAGCCAG TGCCCCCCTAACCTGCACAAGCTGGACGGTTACTACTGTGATCATGAGCAG GGCCGCTGCTACGGAGGTCGCTGTAAAACCCGGGACCGGCAATGCCAGGCCCTTTGGGGCCAAG TGGCTGCTGATCGCTTCTGCTACGAGAAGTTGAATGTGGAGGGGACGGAGCGTGGGAGCTGTGGGCGAAAGggatcaggctgggtgcagtgcagTAAGCA GGACGTGCTGTGTGGCTTCCTCCTCTGTGTCAACATCTCTGGAGCTCCTCGGCTAGGGGACCTGGTAGGAGACATCAGTAGTGTCACTTTCTACCACCAGGGCAAGGAGCTGGACTGCAG GGGAGGCCACGTGCAGCTGGCAGATGGCTCCGACCTGAGCTACGTGGAGGATGGCACAGCCTGCGGACCCAACATGCTATGCCTGGACCATCGCTGcctgccagcctctgccttcaACTTCAGCACCTGCCCCGGCAGTGGGGAGCGCCGGATTTGCTCCCACCATGGG GTCTGCAGCAATGAAGGGAAGTGCATCTGTCAGCCAGACTGGACAGGCAAAGACTGCAGTATCCACAACCCCCTGCCCACATCCCCACCCACGGGGGAGACAGAGAGATACAAAG gTCCCAGCGGCACCAACATCATAATTGGCTCCATCGCCGGGGCTGTCCTGGTTGCAGCCATCGTCCTGGGCGGCACGGGCTGGGGATTTAA AAACATCCGCCGAGGAAGGTATGACCCGACCCAGCAGGGGGCAGTGTGA